TTAAGGAAGTACGCCGTGGACGGATCAAAGAATATGTGGATGCCCATCCAACGGCTGTTTATACAGAAGGAAAAGGTATCTGGAGCATCCCATGTGACATTGCCCTTCCTTGTGCAACACAGAATGAATTAAACTTAGATGATGCAAAAATGCTGAAAGCAAACGGATGCTTTGCGGTTGCCGAAGGTGCCAATATGCCTTCAACCAGAGAAGCAACGGATTTATTCTTACAAAGCGGAATGCTCTTCATGCCGGGCAAGGCAGCCAATGCAGGCGGAGTTGCGACTTCTGCTCTTGAGATGAGCCAGAACAGCCAGAGGCTTTCCTGGACCTTTGATGAGGTAGATGAAAAGCTTCACGACATTATGGTCAATATATATGCAAAGGCAGCTTCTGCAGCAGAGCGTTACGGTGTAAAGGGAAATTATGTTGCTGGTGCAAACATAGCCGGTTTTGAAAAGGTTGTTGAAGCCATGACAGCACAGGGAGTCGTATAAGATAATAAGGGGCCTGTGTTTCCTGAAAAGGGAACTGGCCCCAATTTTTAAAATACGAAAATTATGCTGGCATTATCATCATTTATAGTATATAATAATCGGTAAGGCTTGAGGCGGAGTGTTCTTCGCCTTATTGTTTTCCAGAAAGTTAATTTAGAAAGACAGAAAGCAGGTGATGATCCTATGCATAAATTCTTAAGAACCATTGGTTTCAGCCTTTATCAAAAAGACAGGGAAATAGAAAAGTTATTAGATGATCTCTGTGAAGATTTGACCGGCCTGAAACGGATTCAGATTGATGAGGAATCCAATCTCTGTGAGCTTCGCAGGGAAGTGGCTCCAGGTATGGGGATTGCTATCTTTGGAGAAATGGACCGGGAAGGAAAATTTCAAAGAAGCTATTATTATCCATATTTGAAAAGCAATGATATGACATCAGAAGTAGCCTGTTCCATCCAGCGCCATACGGAGCGGGAAACTTACGCCGGCCTTTTGGATGAATATAAGGTAGGGATTTCCCTCATATTCTATATAGACAATTCCTTTGATTGCAGGGAACGGATCATTGATCATCATCCGCTTGAAACCAGGGATGTCTATCTTACCGGCCTTGCAGTAAGCGGAAAAGTCCTTCTTCCTATTCAGAAAACAGAAATACAAAGGGAAAAGGCCAGAGTGGCGGCAAAAGACCGTAATACGCTTTTAGAGGCAGCAAAAAACGGCGATGAAGACGCGATGGAGACCCTTACCATTGAAGATATTGATTTATATTCCCAGGCTTCCAGAAGGGTATTGAAAGAGGATCTGTATTCCATCATTGATTCCTGCTTTATGCCCTGCGGTGTGGAATGTGACCAGTATTCCATTATAGGAGAAATCGTAAAGATAGATGAGAAGAAAAATCAGATCACCAAAGAAGAGGTTTATGATTTTACTTTAGAGTGCAGTGATCTTATTTTCCACGTGGGAATTGCTAAAAAAGACTTGGTGGGAACTCCGGAAATCGGGCGCAGATTTAAGGGACAAATATGGATGCAGGGAACCGTGAATTTTTCTGAGCCAGTGGAATAAGTATAAAATTGTCTTGACGAAACGTCGGAATATGAATATAATAGTAGACGGACCGTAAAGGAAAGCAGAGGAGAAAATCGATTCTGCCTGTTTCTTTGCAGTTTCATATAGGAGTTTCTGTAGCTCAGCAGGATAGAGCGTCCGCCTCCTAAGCGGAAGGCCAGCGGTTCGAATCCGCTCAGGAACATCATGAAAGACATAGCTTTCCGCTAAGAGGAAGTTATGTCTTTTTTTGCTTTATAGACTAACTATGAAATTATAGAATTCTATCCAACCAAATATGCCGTTGCTTTTAAGCGTTTTACGGAATAATAAACTCCAATTTTTCACTAACCCAGCCTGTATAATTTGCCTAACAGTAAATTTTTTATCTCACAACTACAAAAGGCATATTTTTTAAGAATGGAAAAATATGTATTTTTTTGTATAAAAAAGTATGATAGTATAAAAAAGGCAAAAAATAGACGGAAATTTGTCGTACTTTTGACTATTGATTATTTATATAACGAGACTGTAGGAGGTCACCCGAATGAAAATAATAGGCGCTAATGACTTGTCAGAATATGAGATAAATAACGAATTAAGAAATGGCGGTAAATTGGTTATATATCAATTTTGCATATCCATTTTAGTTATGACATTTAAACGCGGTTCCGATATTTATCTCATAAGGGCTGGAGAAAGTGCGTTTGTAAAAGGTCTGGGATATACTTTACTTTCCCTCATATTCGGATGGTGGGGATTCCCATGGGGGCCAATATATACCATTGGTTCAATAATAACTAATTGTAAGGGTGGAAAAGATGTGACGCAGGAAATAATATCTTCATGTTGTGAAGAGTAAATGTACATAATAGGAGCATGATAAAATTAACTCCAGTTTACCGGTCAAGCAATAGAGGGCACTTGCAGCCATAAAAAATCTTTTTTTCATTATTTCAAATGAAGCAGGTACGAAGTATGGAACAGTTTTATTAGACTGTCCAATATTTCGTACCTTTTTCTATGTCTCAAACCCTGTATTTACGGGGATTTGCATACTTGCTATAAAATTAAGACCCAAATTAATGATGTTTGAACACCTTTACCCAAGTTGGATAGAACTGATTCTGAAATTCCTGATACATGAAAAAAGGCCCCCAAAATGAGGGTACACGAAGAAGACCGTAAGAGCCGTCGAAACACCAGATAAAGAATTTGTGGAATCAAAAGATATTGATGTAAAAATGAATATGTTTCACGAGAACGTACATCTTGGCTCTAGCCAACATATCGCCCCCTCTGGTATAATAAAATCACAAATGGAAAGGACGTGAACAAATGCAGAAAATGTTAGAAAAAACACCGGATATTTTATTGTCAAGGGGAGCGAAGCTAGAGGAAGAATATAAAAAGGTATATCCCGAACTGGCGCCCTTAGTAAAACAATGCTTTTTAAATACCATGGATACCACTGTAAAAAGACTGGACGATGGCAGCTTTTTTGTAATTACCGGGGATATTCCGGCTATGTGGCTGCGTGATTCAGCTGCTCAGGTAAAACCCTATATAAAATATGCCGGAAAAGACAGGGAGCTGTGTCAGATTATAAAAGGCATTATTCGGAAGCAGGCAGAGATGATCTGTATCGATCCTTATGCCAATGCGTTTAATGAGAGTGCCAACGGTGCGGGACATAAAGATGATACAAAGTTAAATGACTCTGTATGGGAAAGAAAATATGAAGTGGATTCCTTATGTGCTCCTGTTTATCTTTCCTGGCAGTTCTGGAAAGAGACAGGAGAGACGGATATCTTTGATGAGAAGTATCTGGAGATGCTTCACAATATTTTAGAAGTATTTACTAAGGAACAGTACCATGAGACATCTGAGTACTTTTTCCGAAGAACCGACTGCGTGGAAACCGATACACTTCCTATGGAGGGAAACGGGAATCCGGTAGTTTATACAGGGATGACCTGGTCTGGATTTCGCCCTTCGGATGACCGGTGTGTCTATGGGTATCTGATTCCTGCAAATATGATGGCAGTGACCGCGCTTACCTATGCGGAGGAAATATGCAGAACGGTTTATCAAAATGAGGAACTGGCCCGAAATTGCCAAAAACTTGCGGGGGAAATCAGAGAGGGTATAGAAAAATATGGAGTTGTCCATCACGAAAAATACGGCGATATCTATGCTTATGAAACAGACGGTATGGGACATCATATTCTGATGGATGATGCAAATTCCCCCAGCCTTCTGGCTATTCCTTATCTGGGCTACAAAGATGCTTCCGATGAGATTTACCGGAATACCCGCAGATTCATTCTGTCGGAGGACAATCCTTATTTTTATTCCGGTACATACGCCCGGGGCATTGGAAGCCCTCATACACCAAAAGGCTTTATCTGGCACATCGGATTAACGATGCAGGCATTAACTTCCACTGACAGGGATGAGATACTGGAATGTCTGAGAATGATAGCGGCTACCCATGCCGGTCTTAACTATATGCATGAGTCCTTTAATCCGGAGAGCCCGGAGGAATTTACAAGGGAATGGTTTGCCTGGGCTAATTCAATATTTGCAGAACTGCTGGATCAATTATCAATTCAAGGGTTCTGGTTCTGAACAATTATGGATGAATTATAATTATCTGCACCGGGAGGAAAACCTGGAATGAAATTGGAATGGATACATTCGAAGTCTATATTTATGCAGCTGGTCGTTTTTTCTCTTTTGATCAGTCTGATACCAATATTGATTGTCAGTACTTTTTTGTTCAGAATGCTGGAAAATATGGTGATAAGTGAGATGGAAGACTACCATGCTCAGATCACTTCCCAGTATACGAAAAATATAGAAGAAAAGCTGGAACAATACCAGAAGAGTTTAAGATTTATTTCCAACAATACGATGATATTAAGTACGTTGGCAGATAAGAATCAAAACCCTTATGCCAGGGGGGAGATTATCAGTGAAGAGGTAACAAAATCTCTGTTGTTGGAAAAAAACAGCGAAATCAGAAACTGTATGGTTTACTCCATGGTTAAAGAGAATCCTGTATATGGAAACAGAGCTTCTATGATAGAAGAGGCCGGCAGGGAAATATGGTATCCAAAAGAACAACAGGTAGATGAGGGGTGGTTTTCATACTTTGTCCTGGGGGATAAAGAGCCTCTTTTATCCATAGTGAAAAAGGTAGAAAAGCTAGACACGGATAGTCTGACCAGAACAC
The nucleotide sequence above comes from Lacrimispora sp. BS-2. Encoded proteins:
- a CDS encoding DUF3881 family protein — protein: MHKFLRTIGFSLYQKDREIEKLLDDLCEDLTGLKRIQIDEESNLCELRREVAPGMGIAIFGEMDREGKFQRSYYYPYLKSNDMTSEVACSIQRHTERETYAGLLDEYKVGISLIFYIDNSFDCRERIIDHHPLETRDVYLTGLAVSGKVLLPIQKTEIQREKARVAAKDRNTLLEAAKNGDEDAMETLTIEDIDLYSQASRRVLKEDLYSIIDSCFMPCGVECDQYSIIGEIVKIDEKKNQITKEEVYDFTLECSDLIFHVGIAKKDLVGTPEIGRRFKGQIWMQGTVNFSEPVE
- a CDS encoding glycoside hydrolase family 125 protein encodes the protein MQKMLEKTPDILLSRGAKLEEEYKKVYPELAPLVKQCFLNTMDTTVKRLDDGSFFVITGDIPAMWLRDSAAQVKPYIKYAGKDRELCQIIKGIIRKQAEMICIDPYANAFNESANGAGHKDDTKLNDSVWERKYEVDSLCAPVYLSWQFWKETGETDIFDEKYLEMLHNILEVFTKEQYHETSEYFFRRTDCVETDTLPMEGNGNPVVYTGMTWSGFRPSDDRCVYGYLIPANMMAVTALTYAEEICRTVYQNEELARNCQKLAGEIREGIEKYGVVHHEKYGDIYAYETDGMGHHILMDDANSPSLLAIPYLGYKDASDEIYRNTRRFILSEDNPYFYSGTYARGIGSPHTPKGFIWHIGLTMQALTSTDRDEILECLRMIAATHAGLNYMHESFNPESPEEFTREWFAWANSIFAELLDQLSIQGFWF